A stretch of the Rhizobium sullae genome encodes the following:
- a CDS encoding ABC transporter substrate-binding protein translates to MLRSHFSRSVFAASFLSITASFAFAQSCEPKVVAGELIKPGTLVMSTNPTLPPLQFIDSTGDLKGMRIDLGKEIAKRLCLEPEYVRIEFSAMVPGLQAGRWDMINTGIFFTEERTKIMQMIPYEDQAISISVAPDSKKNVTAKDDLAGMTIGVEIGGFEETKTRLLDKELRDAGKEGLTIQTFDNFALAFQALRAGQVQGVVSIDAVAKEYDSRGDFKRAISGLYPAPVSVAFKSSALADAVSATLKDMKTDGSLKALFDKYGLPMVAGDYSVKGPGR, encoded by the coding sequence ATGCTCCGTTCACACTTCTCTCGCAGCGTTTTTGCCGCGTCCTTCCTGTCGATCACAGCGTCTTTTGCCTTCGCTCAGTCCTGCGAACCCAAAGTGGTGGCAGGCGAGTTGATCAAGCCCGGTACGCTCGTCATGTCGACCAATCCAACGCTTCCTCCGCTCCAGTTCATCGATTCCACTGGCGATCTGAAGGGCATGCGCATCGACCTCGGCAAAGAGATCGCCAAACGCCTTTGCCTTGAGCCCGAGTATGTCCGCATCGAATTCTCCGCGATGGTTCCGGGTCTGCAGGCTGGCCGCTGGGACATGATCAATACGGGCATTTTCTTCACCGAGGAACGCACCAAGATCATGCAGATGATCCCCTATGAAGATCAGGCCATCAGCATCTCCGTGGCGCCGGATTCGAAGAAAAACGTCACCGCAAAAGATGATCTGGCCGGCATGACGATCGGTGTCGAAATCGGTGGTTTCGAGGAAACAAAGACACGCCTTCTCGACAAGGAACTGCGTGACGCGGGCAAAGAAGGCCTGACCATCCAGACGTTCGATAATTTCGCCTTGGCCTTCCAGGCTCTGCGGGCAGGCCAGGTGCAGGGTGTCGTGTCGATCGACGCGGTTGCGAAGGAGTACGATTCTCGCGGGGACTTCAAACGGGCAATCAGCGGCCTCTACCCCGCTCCGGTTTCTGTCGCATTCAAAAGCTCGGCTTTGGCTGATGCCGTGTCTGCAACGTTGAAAGACATGAAGACGGATGGATCTCTGAAGGCGCTCTTTGACAAATACGGTCTGCCGATGGTCGCGGGTGACTATTCGGTCAAAGGCCCCGGTCGCTGA
- a CDS encoding amino acid ABC transporter permease — MSLWNWSGFFGYLFNPFILGGVFTTVWLTVVSLIAGLILGFALALMRRSSRRVPYSLAKAYIWLFRGTPLLVQLIAIYTALPLFGIKFTVIEAALLGLALNEAAYLAEIIRAGIEAVPEGQTRAARALGMTERQIMRYIVMPQAFKVIVPPLGNSVNGLLKTTSVTSVISVEELLRRTQVLIQERFMVLELFAVAAIYYLLLTTLWDFFQSHIEKRLGQAGSRLSINEKR, encoded by the coding sequence ATGTCGCTTTGGAACTGGTCTGGGTTCTTCGGTTATCTGTTCAACCCCTTTATACTTGGCGGGGTGTTCACGACCGTCTGGCTCACCGTCGTCTCGTTGATTGCGGGGCTTATTCTGGGCTTTGCCCTTGCATTGATGCGGCGATCGTCGCGGCGGGTGCCATACTCCCTTGCCAAGGCGTATATCTGGCTTTTTCGCGGCACGCCGCTTCTTGTACAGTTGATTGCGATCTACACGGCGCTTCCGCTGTTCGGCATCAAGTTCACCGTCATAGAGGCGGCATTGCTCGGATTGGCTCTCAACGAGGCGGCGTATCTCGCGGAGATCATTCGCGCCGGTATCGAAGCCGTGCCGGAAGGCCAGACCAGGGCAGCACGCGCGCTCGGCATGACGGAGCGTCAGATCATGCGCTATATCGTGATGCCGCAAGCCTTCAAAGTTATCGTTCCGCCTCTCGGCAATTCGGTGAACGGTCTCTTGAAAACGACCTCTGTCACCTCCGTCATCTCGGTCGAAGAACTCCTTCGCCGGACCCAGGTTCTCATCCAGGAGCGGTTCATGGTGCTCGAACTGTTTGCGGTCGCGGCGATTTATTACCTCCTCCTCACAACACTCTGGGACTTCTTCCAGAGCCATATCGAAAAGCGTCTCGGTCAAGCCGGATCGCGGCTTTCCATTAACGAGAAGCGCTAG
- a CDS encoding dioxygenase family protein: MKQDLYLDAPRGERITIAGYVLGDRCRPTPRSLVEIWQADENGEYDRRGFRLRGHQFADEQGRWWFNTVVPALYPGRTRHFHFRVQRPGGYVLTTQLFFPGEPSNARDRIVDETLLMTISPAGDGQFARFDFVV; the protein is encoded by the coding sequence TTGAAGCAGGATCTCTATCTGGATGCGCCGCGCGGCGAGCGCATCACCATCGCCGGCTATGTCCTCGGTGATCGCTGTCGCCCAACGCCGCGGAGCCTCGTTGAGATCTGGCAAGCGGATGAAAACGGCGAGTACGATCGTCGGGGCTTCCGCTTGCGGGGACATCAGTTCGCCGACGAGCAGGGACGCTGGTGGTTCAACACCGTCGTGCCGGCGCTGTATCCGGGACGCACGCGACACTTCCATTTCAGGGTTCAACGGCCGGGCGGATATGTCCTGACGACGCAGCTCTTCTTTCCGGGCGAGCCGAGTAATGCACGCGACCGGATCGTCGATGAAACGCTGCTCATGACGATCAGCCCCGCGGGCGACGGTCAGTTCGCGCGCTTCGACTTCGTGGTCTGA
- a CDS encoding FAD-dependent oxidoreductase — translation MPVASINQSLGPDDARVRLSVDGLQIFAEKGMSVAAAIEATGRHEFSRGIKGEGRGLFCGMGACHDCLMTIDGKVSQRACMTTVDDDMQVLRPAARPDLAAGQIADLCSVPQSLATRTMDVLIVGAGPAGLAAAKVLAVAGAEVTVIDERPSAGGQYFKQPSTPSAAERLRGDEQALSGAALIGKVRDHGVIFLSATVVWGGARDDAGSFIIACYGSGHAFYCKPKMLIIATGAYERPTSVRGWTLPGAMTTGAAQTLLRSYGTVPGRRIIVAGNGPLNMQVANELRKAGASIVALLEAAPPPWSRPAAALRLLTTDPALARHGLRQISTLRSRGVKIDWNSVLTSINGSQCVESVTFAGPGGETNLDADTVLIGGNFTSSNELSRLLGCGHEVVDGDLRAVRDLDGQTTVANVHIVGEAARFGGAHVAMAEGRIAAAAIARKLGLLAQTDESAAKRLARHRRFQEALWQVFAPKDDAKTKTAVPPDDALICRCEGVTYGALRTLSANSAQDVSTLKRLSRAGMGRCQSRYCGKAITDVAKERHLTGETSGFLAPQMPLRPIPLAALAVEKPEWGGHKRALLPEKPPLASPQALPVAETSTLVIGAGIAGLSTALFLAREGEDVVVVERAFANSLASGGNAGSLHAQLLSFDHGARAEGGGGAAAQTLPLQRDSIALWAALQSELGQDFEMKVTGGLMVAETDDHMHFLAEKVGVECAAGIDCRLIGQDELRSLEPALSSHFVGAAYCSQEGKINPLVATQYILEAARRDGAQVFENCEVTGIRTSDGGFEVKTSRGILRTKRIVNAAGAFASRIGAMLGVDVPVFGAPLHMVVTEAAAPLISCLVAHADRHLTLKQAANGNFIIGGGWTAGLDPVHQHPRPLLSSLEGNLWVAQHVVPALRKLHVIRSWAAMNINIDGAPILGEHPSMPGFFNAVTSNGYTLGPIVGQLTSRLVLGRETDRALQPFSISRFQKGRA, via the coding sequence ATGCCCGTCGCTTCCATAAACCAGAGTTTGGGGCCCGACGATGCGCGGGTCAGGCTCTCGGTCGACGGCCTGCAGATATTTGCCGAAAAAGGCATGTCTGTTGCCGCCGCCATCGAGGCGACGGGACGGCATGAATTTTCCCGAGGCATCAAAGGCGAGGGCCGTGGCCTCTTTTGCGGAATGGGTGCCTGTCACGACTGTCTCATGACGATCGACGGAAAAGTCAGCCAGCGGGCCTGCATGACCACTGTCGACGATGACATGCAGGTCCTGCGCCCTGCCGCCCGGCCGGACCTTGCCGCTGGTCAGATTGCTGATCTCTGCAGTGTGCCGCAGTCCTTGGCGACAAGGACGATGGACGTTCTCATTGTCGGAGCCGGCCCCGCAGGGCTTGCCGCCGCTAAGGTCCTTGCTGTGGCCGGGGCCGAGGTGACTGTCATTGATGAACGGCCGTCCGCCGGCGGGCAGTATTTCAAACAGCCCTCGACACCGAGCGCCGCTGAACGATTGCGTGGCGACGAGCAGGCTTTATCCGGCGCAGCGCTTATAGGGAAAGTGCGCGACCACGGCGTGATATTTCTTAGTGCGACGGTGGTGTGGGGTGGTGCACGCGACGACGCCGGTTCGTTTATCATCGCCTGCTATGGATCTGGCCATGCGTTTTACTGCAAGCCGAAAATGCTCATTATCGCGACAGGGGCCTACGAACGCCCAACGTCGGTCAGGGGTTGGACACTTCCCGGTGCGATGACAACAGGGGCCGCCCAGACGTTGCTGAGGAGCTACGGAACTGTGCCCGGCCGAAGGATCATTGTCGCCGGAAACGGTCCTTTGAATATGCAGGTCGCAAACGAACTTCGAAAGGCAGGAGCTTCCATAGTGGCTTTGCTGGAAGCAGCGCCGCCACCGTGGTCTCGGCCTGCGGCAGCCCTCAGGCTTCTGACAACGGATCCCGCTCTCGCCCGTCACGGATTACGCCAGATATCGACGCTGAGGTCCAGGGGCGTCAAGATAGACTGGAATAGCGTGCTCACCTCGATCAACGGTTCGCAGTGTGTGGAGAGCGTCACTTTCGCCGGACCGGGCGGCGAGACCAATCTCGATGCTGACACTGTCCTTATCGGCGGCAATTTCACATCCTCCAATGAGCTGTCCCGGCTACTCGGATGCGGCCATGAGGTCGTCGACGGTGATCTGCGGGCCGTGCGAGATCTCGACGGTCAGACAACGGTTGCGAACGTGCATATTGTCGGCGAAGCGGCGCGTTTCGGCGGCGCGCATGTTGCGATGGCAGAAGGACGGATTGCCGCCGCAGCGATTGCGCGAAAACTGGGCCTCCTTGCCCAGACCGACGAAAGCGCAGCGAAAAGGCTTGCTCGCCATAGACGGTTTCAAGAGGCGCTTTGGCAGGTCTTCGCGCCGAAGGACGATGCAAAGACAAAGACGGCGGTTCCGCCAGATGATGCCTTGATCTGCCGTTGCGAAGGGGTGACTTACGGTGCCTTGAGGACCCTCAGCGCAAATAGTGCGCAGGACGTCTCGACATTAAAGCGCCTGTCGCGTGCAGGCATGGGGCGATGTCAGAGCCGCTACTGCGGCAAAGCGATTACTGACGTCGCGAAGGAACGACACCTCACGGGCGAAACAAGCGGTTTTCTGGCTCCGCAAATGCCACTTCGACCTATTCCGTTGGCGGCGCTTGCGGTCGAGAAGCCGGAATGGGGCGGCCACAAGCGCGCACTTTTGCCGGAAAAGCCCCCATTGGCGAGCCCTCAAGCTTTGCCGGTGGCGGAAACGTCCACGCTGGTAATCGGCGCCGGCATTGCAGGCCTTTCGACGGCGCTCTTCCTTGCCAGGGAAGGCGAGGACGTTGTGGTGGTGGAGCGCGCTTTTGCGAACTCGCTGGCGTCGGGAGGGAATGCCGGAAGCCTTCATGCCCAGCTGCTTTCCTTCGACCACGGTGCCCGTGCCGAAGGTGGCGGCGGAGCGGCCGCTCAAACACTTCCCCTCCAGCGCGATTCAATCGCTCTTTGGGCCGCGCTGCAAAGCGAACTCGGACAGGATTTCGAGATGAAGGTCACAGGCGGCCTCATGGTGGCGGAAACCGATGATCATATGCATTTTCTGGCGGAAAAGGTCGGTGTGGAGTGCGCGGCCGGGATTGATTGCCGCTTGATCGGGCAAGACGAACTACGCTCTCTGGAGCCTGCTCTGTCTTCTCACTTCGTCGGCGCTGCCTACTGTTCCCAGGAGGGCAAGATCAACCCTCTCGTCGCTACGCAATATATATTGGAGGCGGCACGGCGAGACGGCGCTCAAGTCTTCGAAAACTGCGAGGTCACCGGAATAAGGACCTCGGACGGCGGGTTCGAGGTCAAGACATCGAGGGGCATCTTGCGGACAAAACGGATCGTCAATGCAGCCGGAGCCTTCGCTTCAAGGATCGGCGCGATGCTCGGTGTCGACGTGCCGGTATTCGGTGCTCCGCTGCACATGGTGGTTACCGAGGCCGCAGCACCTTTGATCTCGTGTCTCGTCGCCCATGCCGACCGCCATTTAACCCTGAAGCAGGCGGCAAACGGGAACTTCATCATTGGCGGCGGCTGGACCGCAGGCCTTGATCCCGTCCATCAACATCCGCGCCCGCTGCTGTCGAGCCTTGAGGGGAACCTTTGGGTTGCCCAGCACGTCGTTCCCGCTCTGCGCAAACTTCACGTCATCCGAAGCTGGGCGGCGATGAACATCAATATCGACGGCGCGCCAATCCTCGG
- the dapA gene encoding 4-hydroxy-tetrahydrodipicolinate synthase, producing the protein MQKMFRGVYTVMITPLDPSGAVDLKGLAAFTDWQVKEGIHGLIPLGSTGEFLSLSEEERDSVARTVIETVAGRVPVLIGTGAEDTRESIRLSVKAEAMGADGVMIIPPFYSTPTDDELVHHYKSIASAVTIPIMVYNNPATANVDLTPELVKRIAEIDGCDYIKESTLEVTRVRDIIRLAGNDMTVFGGILGFESFVMGAQGWVAVASNVAPGPMVRIFELVANEKKFDEARELYLKWLPVIQAVGGQAYVAGTKSLLTHMGFGAGLPRPPRLPLPPAQDAAMKRLVADFGLTFSV; encoded by the coding sequence ATGCAGAAGATGTTCCGCGGTGTCTACACCGTGATGATTACTCCGTTAGATCCCAGCGGCGCGGTCGATCTGAAGGGGTTGGCTGCCTTTACCGACTGGCAGGTCAAGGAAGGTATCCATGGTCTGATCCCTCTTGGATCGACAGGTGAGTTTCTGTCGCTCAGCGAGGAAGAGCGCGATAGTGTGGCGAGGACCGTCATCGAAACTGTCGCGGGACGGGTGCCTGTTCTGATCGGCACGGGAGCGGAAGATACGCGGGAGTCCATTCGCCTCAGCGTCAAGGCCGAGGCAATGGGAGCAGACGGCGTCATGATTATTCCGCCGTTCTATTCCACACCAACGGATGACGAACTTGTTCACCACTACAAGAGCATTGCGTCTGCAGTGACTATCCCGATTATGGTCTACAACAATCCCGCGACCGCAAACGTCGATCTGACGCCAGAGTTGGTCAAGCGCATCGCCGAAATCGACGGCTGTGACTATATCAAGGAGTCCACCCTCGAAGTGACGCGCGTGCGCGACATCATCCGGCTGGCTGGCAACGATATGACTGTGTTCGGGGGCATTCTCGGGTTCGAGTCTTTCGTTATGGGTGCGCAGGGCTGGGTGGCAGTGGCTTCAAATGTTGCGCCAGGACCGATGGTGCGGATCTTCGAACTTGTCGCAAATGAGAAAAAGTTCGATGAGGCAAGAGAGCTTTACCTCAAATGGCTGCCTGTCATTCAGGCGGTCGGGGGCCAGGCCTATGTCGCAGGAACGAAGTCACTGCTGACCCACATGGGATTTGGCGCAGGCCTGCCGCGTCCGCCGCGCCTACCGTTGCCACCCGCGCAGGATGCCGCCATGAAGAGGCTGGTGGCCGATTTCGGTCTGACGTTCAGCGTCTGA
- a CDS encoding GntR family transcriptional regulator, which yields MQMDDGLNEVGDSSLADETYRSLLADILSARLAGGSVVQQRRLATKHAVSRSPMRHALGRLEGEGLLVRNEKGVLSVRVISLKDYLDSLTMRMLLEPTAAALASPHVSRLELDPLARMLDEIEADPEPDPEVVWAFDDALHNYIASESRNPFMAATIGEMRRYTTIFERQLPVVRAKPGVREHRAILLALASNDAEAARRAMTDHLEVVRQGVLANY from the coding sequence GTGCAGATGGACGATGGTCTGAATGAAGTTGGCGACTCCAGCCTTGCTGACGAAACCTACCGTTCCCTGCTGGCTGATATTCTATCAGCCAGGCTCGCGGGGGGATCGGTCGTCCAGCAACGCCGCCTGGCGACGAAACATGCTGTTTCGCGTTCTCCCATGCGCCACGCGCTGGGACGTCTCGAAGGGGAGGGACTACTTGTCAGAAACGAAAAAGGCGTTCTCTCCGTCAGGGTCATCAGTCTCAAGGATTACCTTGACAGTCTCACCATGAGGATGCTGCTCGAACCAACTGCGGCCGCGCTCGCCAGTCCTCACGTTTCGCGACTTGAACTGGACCCTTTGGCAAGGATGCTTGACGAGATCGAGGCCGACCCCGAACCTGACCCCGAGGTGGTTTGGGCGTTCGACGACGCGCTTCACAACTATATCGCAAGCGAGAGCCGCAACCCCTTTATGGCGGCTACCATCGGGGAGATGCGACGCTACACAACGATCTTTGAGCGGCAACTGCCCGTTGTTCGCGCTAAGCCGGGCGTGCGAGAACATAGAGCGATCCTGCTTGCCTTGGCCTCCAACGATGCCGAGGCCGCCCGCCGAGCCATGACCGATCATCTCGAAGTTGTCCGTCAGGGCGTTCTTGCGAACTACTGA
- a CDS encoding LysR family transcriptional regulator → MYANINPSIDVRLLHTTYLLLTERSVSKVAVLLGLTQPSVSASLKKAREVFADPLLVRSGQKLVLTERGEEVMVSVGLILEGLKNTLNRTSQFDPGAVQSRMRVAAVNCFGAFLIPPLAASIRQKAPGISVDFFAPSEKMDLIDELGAGRVDLVIGNWPAPQQSLKSTTLLHCDIACVVQRSNPLARAGRLTLHTYLDADHVSPTPGSSAFYSPIDGRLSQLGMKRRIAMSVPEYALIPAILAETDLVFTTARPYAEYIIENAPANQLRLIEAPREFDQMNLYLLWHERAHASGANQWLRGVVRSVARRFDQTLHAMPAKAELLAAY, encoded by the coding sequence GTGTATGCGAATATCAACCCGTCGATCGACGTCCGACTGCTCCACACAACCTATCTCCTGCTCACCGAGAGGAGCGTTTCCAAGGTTGCCGTTCTGCTTGGCCTCACCCAGCCGAGTGTTAGCGCATCGTTGAAGAAAGCGCGTGAGGTCTTCGCTGATCCGCTGCTGGTGCGCAGCGGCCAGAAACTCGTTCTGACGGAACGGGGAGAAGAGGTGATGGTTTCGGTCGGCCTCATCCTGGAAGGACTGAAGAACACGCTGAACCGGACCAGCCAGTTCGATCCTGGCGCGGTCCAGAGCCGCATGCGCGTCGCCGCCGTGAATTGCTTCGGCGCCTTCCTCATCCCGCCGCTCGCCGCCAGCATCCGCCAGAAGGCGCCCGGCATTTCGGTCGATTTCTTCGCCCCTTCCGAAAAAATGGACCTGATCGATGAGCTGGGCGCGGGCCGGGTGGACCTTGTGATCGGCAACTGGCCGGCACCGCAGCAAAGCCTGAAATCGACGACACTCCTGCATTGCGATATTGCCTGCGTGGTGCAGAGATCTAATCCTCTCGCCCGGGCCGGCCGGCTGACCCTTCACACCTATCTCGATGCCGATCATGTCTCGCCGACGCCGGGATCGAGCGCCTTCTACAGCCCGATCGACGGCAGGCTGTCGCAACTCGGGATGAAGCGGAGGATCGCGATGTCCGTGCCGGAATATGCCCTTATCCCGGCCATCCTGGCGGAAACCGACCTCGTCTTCACCACCGCCCGGCCCTATGCCGAATACATCATCGAAAACGCGCCGGCCAATCAGCTTCGGCTGATCGAAGCGCCACGGGAATTTGACCAGATGAACCTCTATCTGCTCTGGCATGAGCGCGCCCATGCGAGCGGCGCCAATCAATGGTTGCGCGGCGTAGTCCGCTCCGTCGCCCGCCGTTTCGACCAGA
- a CDS encoding IS481 family transposase, which yields MPWKETSVMEERLRFVARLLEGEGMSDVCRAFGISRKTGYKIFNRYKDDGLEALTDRSRRPVRYANQLPEPVEAMIVSCKKSKPHWGARKIRELLVKRLAGDVRVPSKSTVHAVLDRHGLVAHARKRQRHRAEGTALSQALLPNDLWCADFKGEFKLGDGRYCYPLTVTDQASRYLLACEAFESTRERAVFDAFRRLFTECGLPTAIRSDNGLPFASPNGLYNLSKLSVWWLRLGITLERIRPGRPQENGRHERMHLTLKKEATRPPGKNILQQQARFDAFVSEFNQERPHEALNMKVPADLYVASSRPYQGLPEIDYPFHDRDALVTNCGRICIFYRKKVNISTVLAGQKLGLKEVDDGIWLVSFMQYDLGYIDLEQRTLQTIDNPFGTRLSPMS from the coding sequence ATGCCGTGGAAAGAGACTTCGGTGATGGAGGAACGTCTACGATTTGTCGCCCGGCTATTAGAGGGCGAAGGCATGAGCGATGTGTGCCGTGCATTCGGCATCTCGCGCAAGACCGGCTACAAAATCTTCAATCGCTATAAGGACGACGGCCTGGAGGCACTGACGGATCGGTCTCGACGGCCGGTGCGTTATGCCAACCAGCTGCCTGAGCCGGTCGAGGCGATGATCGTCTCGTGCAAGAAGAGCAAGCCGCATTGGGGTGCCAGGAAGATCAGGGAGCTTTTGGTGAAGCGCCTGGCCGGCGATGTGCGCGTGCCGTCGAAGAGTACGGTGCATGCCGTTCTCGATCGACATGGTCTGGTCGCCCATGCCCGCAAGCGGCAACGACATCGAGCCGAAGGGACAGCCTTGTCACAGGCATTACTGCCGAACGATCTGTGGTGTGCCGACTTCAAGGGCGAGTTCAAGCTCGGCGATGGCCGATACTGTTACCCGCTGACGGTCACCGACCAGGCGTCACGTTATCTTCTCGCCTGCGAAGCCTTTGAATCGACACGAGAACGGGCTGTCTTCGACGCGTTCCGGCGGCTGTTTACCGAATGCGGCCTGCCGACGGCGATCCGCAGCGACAACGGCTTGCCGTTCGCCAGCCCCAACGGGCTCTACAATCTGTCGAAGCTGTCGGTGTGGTGGCTGAGGCTCGGGATCACGCTGGAGCGCATCAGGCCGGGCCGTCCCCAAGAAAACGGCCGGCATGAGCGCATGCACCTGACGCTGAAGAAAGAGGCGACCAGACCACCGGGCAAAAACATCCTCCAGCAGCAGGCCCGCTTCGACGCTTTCGTCAGCGAATTCAATCAGGAGCGGCCGCACGAGGCGCTCAACATGAAGGTGCCGGCAGATCTCTACGTCGCTTCGTCACGCCCCTATCAGGGCCTGCCGGAGATCGACTACCCCTTCCACGATCGCGATGCGCTGGTGACCAATTGCGGCCGCATCTGCATCTTCTACCGCAAGAAGGTCAACATCTCGACCGTGCTGGCAGGACAGAAACTGGGACTCAAGGAAGTCGACGACGGTATTTGGCTCGTCAGCTTCATGCAGTATGATCTGGGATATATCGACCTGGAGCAGAGGACCTTGCAAACCATCGACAACCCGTTCGGCACGAGGTTGTCACCCATGTCTTAG
- a CDS encoding IS110 family transposase has protein sequence MDQIIRIGMDTSKHVFQLHGVNAAEQPILRKKMRRKEMVDFFANCPPTVIAIEACGASHHWARLLTGLGHEVKLIAPQLAKPYVKRGKNDAADAEALCEAMSRPTMRFVPVKSADQQAALMLVGMRERAVAAQTQLANTIRGYAAEFGLTAAKGMSHIPLLLERTMIDESVPAVARELFTSLAEEFAQLGDRLKEVEAKLMAWYRNNECCRRLAKIPGVGPIGAVLLAMKAPAPEQFTSGRQFAAWMGLTPRDHSTAGKVRLGVITRAGDETLRKTLVVGATSRLQQVRAGRGKSTSPWLIELLKRKPPKLVAVALANKIARIAWKIMVTGEDYKGNARDRLWPAQHREISQV, from the coding sequence GTGGATCAGATTATCCGTATTGGCATGGATACGTCAAAGCACGTCTTTCAATTGCATGGTGTAAACGCCGCCGAGCAACCGATCTTGCGCAAGAAGATGCGCCGCAAGGAGATGGTGGATTTCTTTGCGAATTGCCCACCGACCGTGATTGCGATCGAAGCCTGCGGCGCTTCGCATCACTGGGCCCGGTTGCTGACGGGGCTCGGACATGAGGTCAAGCTGATCGCGCCACAACTGGCGAAGCCCTACGTCAAGCGCGGCAAGAATGATGCGGCCGATGCCGAAGCGCTATGCGAGGCGATGAGCCGTCCGACGATGCGGTTCGTTCCGGTGAAGAGTGCGGATCAGCAAGCCGCGCTGATGCTGGTGGGCATGCGCGAGCGCGCTGTCGCCGCACAGACGCAGCTTGCCAATACAATTCGTGGCTATGCAGCTGAGTTCGGGCTGACGGCGGCCAAAGGCATGTCTCATATTCCGCTCCTTCTGGAACGCACCATGATTGATGAAAGCGTTCCGGCTGTGGCGCGTGAGCTGTTTACGTCTCTCGCTGAGGAATTTGCGCAGTTGGGGGATCGCCTGAAAGAGGTGGAGGCAAAACTGATGGCCTGGTATCGCAACAATGAATGTTGTCGCCGTCTTGCAAAGATCCCTGGTGTCGGACCGATCGGCGCGGTCTTGCTGGCGATGAAAGCTCCGGCCCCGGAACAGTTTACATCCGGAAGGCAGTTTGCCGCCTGGATGGGCCTAACGCCCAGAGACCATTCGACTGCGGGCAAAGTCAGGCTCGGTGTCATTACGAGGGCCGGCGATGAGACCTTGCGCAAGACATTGGTCGTGGGTGCGACCTCGCGGCTTCAACAGGTAAGAGCGGGACGTGGAAAGAGCACTTCGCCTTGGCTCATCGAGTTGCTCAAGCGCAAGCCACCCAAGCTCGTGGCTGTCGCGCTGGCCAACAAGATCGCCCGGATCGCCTGGAAGATAATGGTGACCGGCGAGGACTACAAAGGTAATGCTCGCGACCGGCTCTGGCCTGCGCAGCATAGAGAGATCAGTCAGGTCTAG
- a CDS encoding GntR family transcriptional regulator has product MTDALAAPGRKIAEKGQHNLASLTYKAVSDMIRHRRLKGGHVIVEARLAETLGISRTPLREALQRLEGEGLVRKGDGRNYVVRQVDIGEYLQSLKLRLLIEPEAAVLSINAIPRRLLMSVRQEIHDLLDATAYHTDAHWFSDDNLHNMIIDHCGNAVMAKVLRELRATTRLFEIDRLKDRLKPDSTEHLVIIEAIDRGDVEETRRAVAHHIESLIAFTRMHLQVADL; this is encoded by the coding sequence GTGACAGACGCTTTAGCGGCCCCGGGTCGGAAAATTGCGGAGAAAGGGCAGCATAATCTTGCATCGCTGACCTACAAGGCCGTGTCCGACATGATCCGGCATCGCCGGCTGAAAGGCGGGCATGTCATCGTTGAGGCAAGGCTTGCCGAGACACTCGGGATTTCGAGGACACCGCTGCGCGAAGCGCTTCAGAGGTTAGAGGGCGAAGGCCTGGTTCGCAAGGGTGATGGCCGAAACTACGTCGTGCGACAGGTGGATATCGGCGAGTATCTTCAAAGCTTGAAACTGAGGTTGTTGATCGAACCTGAAGCAGCGGTACTGTCGATCAACGCTATTCCGCGACGTCTTTTGATGAGCGTCCGGCAGGAAATCCACGACCTTTTGGACGCGACTGCGTATCACACAGACGCGCACTGGTTCTCGGACGACAATCTCCATAATATGATCATCGATCATTGCGGCAACGCGGTAATGGCAAAGGTACTGCGGGAGCTTCGGGCGACCACGCGTCTCTTCGAAATCGACCGCCTGAAAGATCGCCTGAAGCCGGACTCCACGGAACACCTTGTTATCATCGAGGCGATCGACCGGGGCGACGTCGAGGAAACGCGCCGGGCTGTTGCCCACCACATCGAAAGCTTAATCGCATTTACTCGAATGCATCTACAAGTCGCCGACCTCTAG